The segment AAGGAGGCAGAGCCTGCCGCGCCGGCCGTCACGCCGGAAGATATTGTTCTGCTCCGCGAAATTCGCGACAGCCTGAAAGCCCCGCGCAGCTGATGATTGCGGCCCGGCTCAGACCGGGTTCGGAATGTCGATGAAAGTGTGACGCAGCCCGAAGCGCTGCGCCAGATGTTCGCCCACTGCACGGATGCCGTAGCGTTCCGTCGCATGATGACCGGCAGCCAGATAGGCCACGCCGCTCTCCCGCGCCAGGTGCGTGGTGGGCTCGGACACCTCCCCACTCATATAAAGATCCACGCCCGCGTCCACCGCGGCCGCGAAGTACCCCTGCGCGCCGCCGGTACACCAGCCCACAGTGCGGATCATCTGGTCGGCGTCGCCGATGACCAGCGGCTCCCGCTCCAGCACGCCACCCACATGGGCCGCAAAGGCGCTGAGCGGCATGGGCTGCGGCAGCGTGCCGGTCCAGCCCAACTGATCATCGCTGAAGCGGCCCGTCGGGGTGATCCCGAGCTGCAGACCCAGTTGGGCGTTGTTGCCAAGCTCAGGATGGCTGTCTAGCGGCAGATGGTACGCCAGCAGATTGATATCGGCGCCCAGCAGGCGCTTCAGGCGGGCGTGTTTCTGGCCAACGATACAGGCGTCCTCATTTTTCCAGAAATAGCCGTGGTGCACGAGGATGGCGTCCGCGCCGGCTTCGATCGCCGCATCGATCAGCGCCAAGCTCGCCGTCACACCGGTGACAATATGGGCAACCTCCGGCCGACCCTGCACCTGGAGTCCATTCGGGCAATAGTCCTTGAAACGGGAAACCTGCAGCAGGTCGTTCAAGTACAATTCAAGCTCTTTTGTTTTCATTTTCTGCTCAAAAATCCAATATGTTGCGCCGCTTCTGGCTGTTCTTCGCTCAGGCTGTCACGGTTGTTCTGGCCGTGTGGTTCGTCGTGGCCACACTCAAACCCGAGTGGCTGCAGCGCGGGCGGGTGGCCGTGCAATCGGGTTCGCCCATTGTGGCGCTAAAAGAGGTCGTCCCCAGTGTGGAAGGTTCGGCCGCTCCGGGGTCCTATAGCGAGGCGGCCCGCCTTGCCATGCCCGCAGTCGTCAATATTTTCACCAGCAAGAACGGATCGAAGCGATCGCCCAATAATCCGCAGGCCGAAGATCCGTGGTTCCGGTTCTTCTTTGGCGACCGCTTGCCGGAGCGCCAAGAGCCGGTGTCGAGCTTGGGCTCGGGCGTGATCGTCAGTGCCGAAGGTTACATTCTAACCAACCACCACGTTGTGGATGGCGCCGACGAAATCGAGGTGGCGCTGACCGACGGACGCAAGGCAAATGCCAAGGTGGTGGGCTCCGATCCCGAAACCGACCTTGCCGTGCTGAAGGTCACGCTCAAGGACTTGCCTGCGATCACGCTGGGGCGGATCGAGAACGTGAAGGTGGGCGATGTGGTGCTGGCTATCGGCAACCCGTTTGGTGTCGGCCAGACCGTGACAATGGGTATTGTCTCGGCGCTCGGCCGCAGCCATCTCGGCATCAACACATTCGAGAACTTCATTCAGACCGATGCAGCGATCAAC is part of the Cupriavidus metallidurans CH34 genome and harbors:
- a CDS encoding Nif3-like dinuclear metal center hexameric protein; translation: MKTKELELYLNDLLQVSRFKDYCPNGLQVQGRPEVAHIVTGVTASLALIDAAIEAGADAILVHHGYFWKNEDACIVGQKHARLKRLLGADINLLAYHLPLDSHPELGNNAQLGLQLGITPTGRFSDDQLGWTGTLPQPMPLSAFAAHVGGVLEREPLVIGDADQMIRTVGWCTGGAQGYFAAAVDAGVDLYMSGEVSEPTTHLARESGVAYLAAGHHATERYGIRAVGEHLAQRFGLRHTFIDIPNPV
- a CDS encoding Do family serine endopeptidase, producing MLRRFWLFFAQAVTVVLAVWFVVATLKPEWLQRGRVAVQSGSPIVALKEVVPSVEGSAAPGSYSEAARLAMPAVVNIFTSKNGSKRSPNNPQAEDPWFRFFFGDRLPERQEPVSSLGSGVIVSAEGYILTNHHVVDGADEIEVALTDGRKANAKVVGSDPETDLAVLKVTLKDLPAITLGRIENVKVGDVVLAIGNPFGVGQTVTMGIVSALGRSHLGINTFENFIQTDAAINPGNSGGALVDAQGNLLGINTAIYSRSGGSLGIGFAIPVSTAKQVMESIISTGSVTRGWIGVEPQDLTPEIAESFGLEAKEGALIAAVVQGGPADKAGVKPGDVLVSVDNQSISDTTALLNAIAQLKPGAEVKMKVIRRGKPAELTVTIGKRPPPPRRPMPLDEEE